In Acidovorax sp. 106, the following proteins share a genomic window:
- a CDS encoding cold shock and DUF1294 domain-containing protein: protein MQKQGTITRWDSTRAFGFIRSPGGTADVFFHLKDFRSATPPREGMAVVYDDVHVGGKGPRAVAVQPAGAAATAVPSARSSSALGAPGERQRPRSTASKALPHHDTARAPRSVARPSARVRAGDGRPAAGAGLAYALMLLWAGMIAWGLWTERLPLWVLGALVGLNVLTLCVYAADKNAAQRGGWRTSEKNLHTLSLLGGWPAAWLAQQSMRHKSSKAEFRAMYWLTIVVHCAALGAWVSGWLGTRLG, encoded by the coding sequence ATGCAAAAGCAAGGCACCATCACCCGCTGGGACAGCACCCGCGCGTTCGGCTTCATTCGCAGCCCCGGCGGCACGGCCGACGTGTTTTTTCACCTCAAGGACTTTCGCAGCGCCACACCCCCGCGCGAAGGGATGGCGGTGGTGTATGACGACGTGCATGTGGGCGGCAAAGGCCCGCGCGCCGTGGCGGTGCAGCCCGCAGGGGCTGCGGCCACTGCAGTGCCCAGCGCCCGTTCATCGAGTGCCTTGGGTGCGCCGGGAGAACGGCAACGCCCACGCTCCACCGCCAGCAAAGCATTGCCCCACCACGATACCGCACGCGCCCCTCGTTCGGTAGCGCGCCCATCGGCCCGAGTCCGTGCGGGCGACGGCCGACCCGCAGCGGGCGCTGGGCTGGCTTACGCACTCATGCTGCTGTGGGCGGGCATGATCGCTTGGGGCCTGTGGACGGAGCGCTTGCCCCTGTGGGTGCTGGGCGCCCTGGTGGGCCTGAATGTGTTGACCCTTTGCGTGTACGCCGCCGACAAGAATGCGGCCCAACGCGGGGGCTGGCGCACCTCTGAGAAAAACCTGCACACCCTGAGCCTGCTGGGCGGCTGGCCTGCCGCGTGGCTGGCGCAGCAAAGCATGCGCCACAAATCCAGCAAGGCAGAGTTCCGCGCCATGTACTGGCTCACCATCGTTGTGCACTGCGCCGCCCTGGGGGCCTGGGTGAGCGGCTGGCTGGGTACACGGCTGGGCTAA
- a CDS encoding CoA transferase, giving the protein MPTLPLQPLRGTRILSLALNLPGPAALLRCARMGATCTKLEAPATPPQRSADPMAQYSPQAYSDMHQGIAVLQAQLKTDDGQATLHAELARTDVLITSFRPSALAKLGLSWAALHARYPRLSVVQIVGAAGTRAEEPGHDLTYLADAGLISGTEMPPTLYADMGGALMASEAVLQALLGRAQTGEGQQLEVALADAAAWLAQPRHWGLTTPDGDVGGAHAGYRIYPCANGRVAVAALEPHFAARLCAAAGLPAQGDAATLRAPATHVAVAAFIATQTRAQLDALAQAQDIPLHTLP; this is encoded by the coding sequence ATGCCTACACTGCCCTTGCAGCCGCTGCGCGGCACCCGCATCCTCAGCTTGGCGCTCAACCTGCCTGGCCCCGCCGCCTTGCTGCGCTGTGCACGCATGGGCGCCACCTGCACCAAGCTCGAAGCACCCGCCACCCCGCCCCAGCGCAGCGCAGACCCTATGGCGCAGTACAGCCCGCAGGCCTACAGCGACATGCACCAAGGCATCGCCGTGCTGCAAGCCCAGCTCAAGACGGACGACGGCCAGGCCACACTGCATGCCGAGCTGGCACGTACCGACGTGCTGATCACCTCCTTTCGCCCATCGGCCCTGGCCAAGCTGGGCCTGAGCTGGGCGGCCTTGCATGCGCGCTACCCCCGCCTGTCGGTGGTGCAGATCGTGGGGGCCGCAGGCACGCGTGCGGAAGAACCCGGCCACGACCTGACCTACTTGGCCGATGCCGGACTGATCTCCGGCACCGAGATGCCCCCCACGCTCTACGCCGACATGGGCGGCGCCCTCATGGCCAGCGAGGCCGTGCTGCAGGCCCTGCTGGGCCGCGCCCAGACCGGCGAAGGCCAACAGTTGGAAGTGGCGCTGGCCGACGCCGCAGCCTGGCTGGCACAGCCCCGCCACTGGGGGCTGACCACCCCAGACGGCGATGTGGGCGGCGCGCACGCGGGCTACCGCATCTACCCCTGCGCCAATGGCCGCGTGGCCGTGGCGGCGTTGGAACCCCACTTTGCCGCCCGCCTGTGCGCCGCCGCAGGCCTGCCCGCACAGGGCGACGCGGCCACCTTGCGCGCCCCAGCCACCCATGTGGCGGTGGCCGCCTTCATCGCCACCCAGACACGCGCCCAACTGGATGCGCTGGCGCAAGCGCAGGACATTCCGCTGCACACGCTGCCTTGA
- the ygiD gene encoding 4,5-DOPA dioxygenase extradiol, whose translation MTSLSSAAGLPLLQGLKPSPRMPVLFVGHGSPMNAIEDNAWRRSWQALGSELLARAAQPQLILCVSAHWLTRGGWQLTGMANPKTIHDFGGFPQELFDQQYPAPGAPAVARGLAAELKSPATGVGLGVDESEWGLDHGTWSVLKPMFPQARIPVLQLSMDYSRPPAEHYALGQQLKSLRERGVLIVGSGNIVHNLRASRRGSAANEAYDWAAEFDTVVQEQIKKGQLGALQDFLGLGAIAKQAHPTHEHYLPLLYAVGAVQPTEMPRFFNTGYQSASISMRSVLWG comes from the coding sequence ATGACCTCTTTGTCCAGCGCCGCAGGCTTGCCGCTGCTGCAAGGCCTCAAACCATCGCCCCGCATGCCGGTGCTGTTTGTGGGCCACGGCAGCCCCATGAACGCCATTGAAGACAACGCCTGGCGCCGCAGTTGGCAGGCACTGGGCAGTGAGCTGCTGGCCCGCGCCGCGCAGCCCCAACTCATTTTGTGTGTGTCGGCCCATTGGCTCACGCGCGGCGGCTGGCAGCTCACGGGCATGGCAAACCCCAAGACCATTCACGACTTTGGCGGCTTCCCGCAGGAGTTGTTTGACCAGCAGTACCCTGCGCCCGGTGCCCCTGCTGTGGCCCGTGGCCTGGCGGCAGAGTTGAAGTCGCCCGCTACGGGCGTTGGGCTGGGTGTGGATGAGAGTGAATGGGGGCTGGACCACGGCACTTGGTCGGTGCTCAAGCCCATGTTTCCCCAAGCCCGCATCCCGGTGCTGCAACTGAGCATGGACTACAGCCGCCCGCCTGCCGAGCACTATGCGCTGGGCCAACAGCTCAAAAGCCTGCGTGAGCGTGGGGTGCTGATTGTGGGCAGCGGCAACATCGTGCACAACCTGCGTGCCAGCCGCCGGGGCAGTGCCGCCAACGAGGCGTACGACTGGGCTGCCGAGTTCGACACCGTCGTGCAAGAGCAGATCAAAAAAGGCCAGTTGGGCGCGCTGCAGGACTTTCTGGGCCTGGGTGCCATCGCCAAGCAAGCGCACCCGACGCATGAGCACTACCTGCCTCTTCTGTACGCCGTAGGCGCCGTGCAGCCCACGGAGATGCCACGGTTTTTCAACACAGGTTACCAGTCGGCATCGATTTCGATGCGGTCGGTACTGTGGGGGTGA
- a CDS encoding nucleotidyltransferase family protein, with translation MPRSSDLTEEAALRRRFTSEALQNPHNAAILERLPFLDLPDAWLVAGCLFQTVWNLHSGFSPTAHIKDYDLFYFDASEVSEAAEQQVQARVTALFADLPITVEAKNQARVHLWYEQWFGYPYEALQSARQGIERFLVPCTCVGLQPAARAAAPALYAPYGLQELYRGILRPNPQCLHLPLFKAKAQSYQERWTWLDIQEMLADEQPSHS, from the coding sequence TTGCCAAGGTCATCTGATCTGACTGAAGAAGCGGCGCTTCGGCGCCGATTCACCAGCGAAGCGCTCCAGAACCCGCACAACGCGGCCATTCTGGAGCGTTTGCCATTTCTGGACCTGCCGGATGCCTGGTTAGTGGCTGGCTGCCTCTTCCAGACCGTATGGAACTTGCACAGCGGCTTTTCGCCCACGGCGCACATCAAGGACTACGACCTGTTCTACTTTGACGCGTCGGAGGTGTCTGAGGCGGCAGAGCAGCAGGTGCAAGCCCGTGTCACCGCCCTCTTTGCAGACCTACCGATCACCGTGGAGGCCAAGAACCAGGCACGCGTGCACCTTTGGTACGAACAGTGGTTCGGCTACCCCTACGAAGCGTTGCAGTCTGCCCGCCAGGGGATTGAGCGGTTTCTGGTGCCCTGCACCTGCGTAGGCTTGCAACCTGCAGCGCGGGCCGCAGCGCCCGCCCTGTATGCGCCCTATGGCCTGCAGGAGTTGTACCGCGGCATTTTGCGGCCCAACCCACAGTGCCTGCACCTGCCGTTGTTCAAGGCCAAGGCGCAAAGCTACCAAGAGCGCTGGACTTGGCTGGACATTCAGGAGATGCTGGCTGATGAGCAGCCCAGCCACTCATAA
- a CDS encoding amino acid aminotransferase, with amino-acid sequence MSLFTAVEMAPRDPILGLNEQFNADTNPNKVNLGVGVYFDDNGKLPLLQCVQAAEKTMMEKPTARGYLPIDGIAAYDAAVKGLVFGAESDVVKSGRVATVQAIGGTGGLKIGADFLKKISPNATVLISDPSWENHRALFTNAGFPVDTYPYFDQSANGGLGGINFDGMLAKLKAAAAGTIVLLHACCHNPTGYDITAAQWEQVIAVVKERNLTAFLDMAYQGFGYGIAEDGAVIAKFVAAGLNIFVSTSFSKSFSLYGERVGALSVVGSSKEETDRVLSQLKIAIRTNYSNPPTHGGAIVAAVLGNPELRALWEKELGEMRVRIKAMRQKLVDGLKAAGVTKDMSFITTQIGMFSYSGLSKDQMVRLRSEFGVYGTDTGRMCVAALNSKNIDYVCQAIAKVI; translated from the coding sequence ATGTCTCTGTTCACCGCCGTCGAAATGGCCCCCCGCGACCCCATCCTGGGTCTGAACGAACAATTCAACGCAGACACCAACCCCAACAAGGTCAACCTGGGCGTGGGCGTGTATTTCGACGACAACGGCAAGCTGCCCCTGCTGCAATGCGTGCAAGCCGCAGAAAAAACCATGATGGAAAAGCCCACGGCCCGTGGCTACCTGCCCATCGACGGTATCGCTGCCTACGACGCCGCCGTGAAAGGCCTGGTCTTCGGCGCTGAGTCCGACGTCGTCAAGAGCGGCCGCGTGGCCACCGTGCAAGCCATTGGCGGCACCGGCGGCCTGAAGATCGGCGCCGACTTCCTCAAGAAGATCAGCCCCAACGCCACCGTGCTGATCTCCGACCCCAGCTGGGAAAACCACCGCGCGCTGTTCACCAACGCCGGCTTCCCGGTGGACACCTACCCCTACTTCGACCAGAGCGCCAACGGCGGCCTGGGCGGTATCAACTTTGACGGCATGCTGGCCAAGCTGAAGGCCGCTGCCGCAGGCACCATCGTGCTGCTGCACGCCTGCTGCCACAACCCCACCGGCTACGACATCACCGCCGCCCAATGGGAGCAAGTGATTGCTGTGGTGAAGGAACGCAACCTCACCGCCTTCCTGGACATGGCCTACCAAGGCTTTGGCTACGGCATCGCTGAAGACGGCGCCGTGATCGCCAAGTTCGTCGCCGCTGGCCTGAACATCTTTGTGTCCACCAGCTTCTCCAAGAGCTTCAGCCTGTATGGCGAGCGCGTGGGCGCCCTGAGCGTGGTCGGCAGCAGCAAGGAAGAAACCGACCGCGTGCTGAGCCAGCTGAAGATCGCCATCCGCACCAACTACTCCAACCCACCCACCCACGGTGGCGCCATCGTGGCTGCAGTGCTCGGCAACCCCGAACTGCGCGCCCTGTGGGAAAAGGAACTGGGCGAAATGCGCGTGCGCATCAAGGCCATGCGCCAAAAGCTGGTGGACGGCCTGAAGGCCGCTGGCGTGACCAAGGACATGTCCTTCATCACCACCCAGATCGGCATGTTCAGCTACTCCGGCCTGTCCAAGGACCAAATGGTGCGCCTGCGCAGCGAGTTCGGCGTGTATGGCACCGACACCGGCCGCATGTGCGTTGCTGCGCTCAACAGCAAAAACATCGACTACGTCTGCCAAGCGATTGCCAAGGTCATCTGA
- the uvrB gene encoding excinuclease ABC subunit UvrB yields MLELTETMPPTQEGEFVRFPDSPFELFQPYPPAGDQPQAIAKLVEGLRDGEAFQTLLGVTGSGKTFTMANVIARMGRPAIVFAPNKTLAAQLYSEFREFFPKNAVEYFVSYYDYYQPEAYVPQRDLFIEKDSAINEHIEQMRLSCTKSLMERKDVVIVATVSAIYGIGEPESYHRMVMTLRSGDKLGQRDVIAQLIRMQYQRNEADFSRGKFRVRGDTIDVFPAEHSELAIRIELFDDEIESLQLFDPLTGRVKQKIPRFTVYPSSHYVTPRDKVLAAVETIKIELAERLQQLVGDGKLVEAQRLEQRTRFDLEMLSEVGHCKGIENYTRHLSGAAPGDPPSTLTDYMPKNSLMFLDESHQMIGQLSAMYNGDRARKTTLVEYGFRLPSAMDNRPLKFEEFEQRMRQAIFVTATPADYEKTHSGQIVDQVVRPTGLVDPIVEVRPATHQVDDVLQEIRIRVEKRERVLITTLTKRMAEQLTDYLTDNGVKVRYLHSDVDTVERVEIIRDLRLGAFDVLVGINLLREGLDIPEVSLVAILDADKEGFLRAERSLIQTIGRAARNLNGRAILYADRITESMKKAMGETERRRIKQIAHNEAHGITPRSIVKRVRDLIDGVYSEKAGKDAERLEQEAMQRAQVEEMSEKDIAKEIKRLEKLMLEHARNLEFEQAARVRDQLSQLKGRAFGAHGGDSVAI; encoded by the coding sequence ATGCTGGAATTGACTGAAACCATGCCGCCCACGCAAGAGGGCGAATTCGTTCGCTTTCCTGATTCGCCCTTTGAGCTGTTTCAGCCGTACCCCCCTGCGGGCGACCAGCCCCAGGCCATTGCCAAGCTGGTAGAGGGGTTGCGGGATGGGGAGGCGTTTCAGACGCTGCTGGGTGTGACGGGCTCGGGCAAGACCTTCACCATGGCCAATGTGATCGCACGCATGGGCCGTCCCGCCATCGTGTTTGCACCCAACAAAACGCTGGCGGCACAGCTGTACAGCGAGTTTCGCGAGTTCTTCCCCAAGAACGCTGTCGAGTATTTCGTGAGCTACTACGACTACTACCAGCCCGAGGCCTATGTGCCGCAGCGCGATCTGTTCATTGAGAAAGACAGCGCCATCAACGAGCACATTGAGCAGATGCGCCTGTCGTGCACCAAGAGCCTGATGGAGCGCAAAGACGTGGTCATCGTGGCCACGGTGTCTGCCATCTACGGTATTGGCGAGCCCGAAAGCTACCACCGCATGGTGATGACGCTGCGCAGCGGTGACAAGCTGGGCCAGCGCGATGTGATCGCCCAGCTGATCCGCATGCAGTACCAGCGCAACGAGGCAGATTTTTCGCGCGGCAAGTTCCGCGTGCGGGGCGACACCATCGATGTGTTTCCCGCCGAGCATTCTGAGCTGGCCATCCGCATTGAGCTGTTTGACGATGAGATCGAGAGCCTGCAGCTGTTTGACCCCCTCACGGGTCGCGTCAAGCAGAAGATTCCGCGCTTTACGGTGTACCCCAGCAGCCATTACGTGACGCCGCGCGACAAGGTGCTGGCGGCCGTGGAGACCATCAAGATCGAACTGGCCGAGCGTCTGCAGCAACTGGTGGGCGATGGCAAGCTGGTGGAAGCCCAGCGCCTGGAGCAGCGCACCCGGTTTGATTTGGAGATGCTGAGCGAAGTAGGGCACTGCAAGGGCATTGAAAACTACACGCGCCACCTGTCGGGCGCAGCGCCGGGCGACCCGCCCAGCACGCTGACCGACTACATGCCCAAAAACTCTCTGATGTTCCTGGACGAAAGCCACCAGATGATCGGGCAGCTCTCGGCTATGTACAACGGCGACCGGGCGCGCAAAACCACTCTGGTCGAGTACGGGTTTCGCCTGCCTTCGGCCATGGACAATCGGCCGCTCAAGTTTGAGGAGTTTGAGCAGCGCATGCGGCAGGCCATCTTTGTGACGGCCACCCCGGCAGACTATGAAAAGACGCACTCCGGCCAGATCGTGGACCAAGTGGTGCGTCCCACAGGGCTGGTTGATCCGATTGTGGAGGTGCGCCCCGCCACGCACCAGGTGGACGATGTGCTGCAGGAAATCCGCATTCGCGTTGAAAAGCGTGAGCGCGTGCTCATCACTACGCTGACCAAACGCATGGCCGAGCAGCTGACGGACTACCTTACCGACAACGGGGTGAAGGTGCGCTACCTGCACAGCGATGTGGACACCGTGGAGCGGGTGGAAATCATCCGCGACCTGCGTTTGGGGGCCTTTGACGTGTTGGTGGGGATCAATCTGCTGCGCGAGGGGCTGGACATTCCAGAGGTCTCGCTCGTGGCGATTCTGGACGCCGACAAAGAAGGCTTTTTGCGCGCTGAGCGCAGCCTGATCCAGACCATTGGCCGGGCGGCGCGCAACCTCAACGGTCGGGCCATTCTGTACGCAGACCGCATCACCGAGTCGATGAAAAAGGCCATGGGGGAGACGGAGCGCAGGCGTATCAAGCAGATTGCACACAACGAAGCCCATGGCATCACGCCGCGCAGCATTGTCAAGAGAGTAAGAGACCTGATTGACGGGGTTTACAGCGAAAAAGCGGGCAAGGATGCCGAGAGGCTGGAGCAAGAAGCCATGCAGCGCGCCCAGGTGGAGGAGATGTCAGAGAAAGACATTGCCAAAGAAATCAAGCGCCTGGAAAAGCTGATGCTGGAGCATGCGCGGAATCTTGAATTTGAGCAGGCAGCCCGCGTGCGCGACCAATTGAGCCAACTCAAGGGCCGCGCTTTTGGAGCGCATGGCGGGGACTCTGTAGCAATTTGA
- the iscR gene encoding Fe-S cluster assembly transcriptional regulator IscR yields the protein MRLTTKGRFAVTAMIDLALRQNNGPVTLAAISQRQQISLSYLEQLFGKLRRHELVESTRGPGGGYTLARKAGEITVADIIVSVDEPIDATQCGGKENCLGEAGRCMTHELWASLNQRMVEFLDSVTLQKLVDEQLAKGVQIEDKPVVRRAISTTPVVKPIRVNAPNSVFALGNVFAKS from the coding sequence ATGCGTCTCACCACCAAAGGCCGGTTTGCAGTCACCGCCATGATCGACTTGGCCCTGCGCCAGAACAACGGCCCCGTCACGCTGGCAGCCATCAGCCAGCGTCAACAAATTTCCCTGTCTTACCTGGAGCAGCTGTTCGGCAAGCTGCGCCGCCATGAATTGGTGGAGTCCACTCGTGGACCTGGCGGTGGATACACACTGGCCCGCAAGGCTGGCGAAATCACTGTCGCCGACATCATTGTCTCGGTGGATGAGCCCATTGATGCCACCCAATGCGGCGGTAAGGAAAACTGCCTGGGCGAAGCCGGTCGCTGCATGACCCACGAGCTGTGGGCATCGCTGAACCAACGCATGGTGGAGTTTCTGGACTCGGTCACCCTCCAAAAGCTGGTCGATGAGCAACTGGCCAAGGGTGTGCAGATTGAAGACAAGCCGGTGGTGCGCCGCGCTATTTCCACCACGCCCGTGGTCAAACCCATCCGTGTAAACGCCCCCAATTCGGTGTTTGCACTCGGCAACGTTTTCGCCAAGTCCTGA
- a CDS encoding IscS subfamily cysteine desulfurase — protein MHMTPHFPIYLDYGATTPVDPRVVDAMIPWLREHFGNPASRSHAWGWEAEEAVEKARVQVADLIGADPREIVWTSGATESINLALKGAAQFYKGKGKHLITLKTEHKAVLDTMRELERQGFDATYLDVQEDGLVNMDALKAAIRPDTILISILFVNNEIGVIQDIPAIGTLCREKGILLHVDAAQATGRVEIDMATLPVDLMSMTAHKTYGPKGIGALYVRRKPRVRLEAQMHGGGHERGMRSGTLPTHQIVGMGEAFRIAKEEMVEGNAKARALQQRLLDGLKDIEQVFINGSMERRVPQNLNMSFNFVEGESLIMGIKGLAVSSGSACTSASLEPSYVLRALGRSDELAHSSLRMTIGRFTTEEEIDYAISTIRENVARLRELSPLWEMFKDGVDLSTIQWAAH, from the coding sequence ATCCACATGACTCCTCACTTTCCTATTTATCTCGACTACGGTGCTACCACCCCTGTAGACCCACGCGTAGTGGATGCGATGATTCCCTGGTTGCGTGAGCATTTCGGCAACCCGGCTTCCCGCAGCCACGCCTGGGGCTGGGAGGCGGAAGAAGCCGTGGAAAAAGCACGCGTCCAGGTGGCCGACTTGATTGGCGCCGACCCCCGAGAGATCGTCTGGACCAGCGGCGCCACAGAGTCGATCAATCTGGCCCTCAAAGGCGCAGCCCAGTTCTACAAGGGCAAGGGCAAGCACCTCATCACGCTCAAAACCGAACACAAGGCTGTGCTCGACACCATGCGTGAGCTGGAACGCCAAGGCTTTGACGCGACCTACCTGGACGTTCAGGAAGACGGCTTGGTCAACATGGACGCGCTGAAAGCGGCCATTCGCCCAGACACCATCCTGATCAGCATTCTGTTCGTGAACAACGAAATCGGCGTGATCCAGGATATTCCTGCGATCGGCACTTTGTGCCGCGAAAAGGGCATCCTGCTGCATGTGGATGCAGCGCAGGCGACAGGGCGTGTGGAGATCGACATGGCTACGCTGCCAGTTGACCTGATGAGCATGACAGCCCACAAAACATACGGCCCCAAAGGCATTGGCGCTTTGTACGTGCGTCGTAAGCCCCGCGTGCGCCTCGAAGCACAGATGCATGGTGGCGGTCACGAGCGCGGCATGCGTTCGGGCACCTTGCCCACGCACCAGATCGTGGGCATGGGCGAGGCCTTCCGCATTGCCAAGGAAGAAATGGTCGAAGGCAATGCCAAGGCCCGTGCCTTGCAGCAGCGTCTGCTGGACGGTCTGAAGGACATCGAGCAGGTTTTCATCAATGGCAGCATGGAACGCCGTGTGCCGCAAAACCTCAACATGAGCTTCAACTTCGTCGAAGGCGAATCGCTCATCATGGGCATCAAAGGCCTGGCCGTGTCGTCCGGCTCCGCTTGCACATCCGCCAGCCTGGAGCCCAGCTATGTACTGCGCGCCCTGGGCCGCAGTGATGAGTTGGCGCACAGCAGTTTGCGCATGACCATCGGTCGCTTCACGACCGAAGAAGAGATTGACTACGCGATTTCCACCATCCGCGAGAACGTGGCCCGGCTGCGTGAACTCAGCCCCCTGTGGGAGATGTTCAAGGATGGCGTGGATCTGAGCACCATTCAATGGGCCGCGCACTGA
- the iscU gene encoding Fe-S cluster assembly scaffold IscU codes for MAYSDKVVDHYENPRNVGSFDKGDESVGTGMVGAPACGDVMKLQIKVNPQTGVIEDARFKTYGCGSAIASSSLVTEWVKGKTLDEAAALKNSVIAEELALPPVKIHCSILAEDAIKAAVNDYKAKHAGAAA; via the coding sequence ATGGCTTATTCTGACAAAGTGGTTGACCATTACGAAAACCCCCGCAATGTGGGCTCTTTCGACAAGGGTGATGAATCTGTGGGCACCGGCATGGTGGGCGCGCCAGCCTGCGGTGACGTGATGAAGCTGCAGATCAAGGTGAACCCCCAGACTGGCGTGATCGAAGACGCTCGCTTCAAAACCTATGGCTGTGGTTCTGCCATTGCCTCGTCGTCGCTGGTGACCGAGTGGGTCAAGGGCAAGACGTTGGACGAAGCGGCAGCGCTCAAGAACAGCGTGATTGCCGAAGAGCTGGCGCTGCCTCCGGTCAAAATCCACTGCTCCATCCTGGCGGAAGACGCCATCAAGGCCGCAGTGAACGACTACAAGGCCAAGCACGCGGGTGCCGCAGCCTGA
- the iscA gene encoding iron-sulfur cluster assembly protein IscA yields MAITLTEAAARHVSRYLARRGKGLGVRLGVKTTGCSGLAYKLEYVDDTEPEDIVFENHGVKVLIDPKSLAYIDGTELDFVREGLNEGFKFNNPNERDRCGCGESFRV; encoded by the coding sequence ATGGCTATCACCCTGACAGAAGCCGCAGCGCGACACGTGAGTCGGTATCTTGCCCGCCGTGGCAAGGGCTTGGGTGTGCGTCTGGGCGTCAAGACAACAGGCTGCTCCGGTTTGGCTTACAAGCTGGAGTACGTGGACGATACAGAGCCAGAAGACATCGTCTTTGAGAACCATGGCGTCAAGGTTTTGATCGACCCCAAAAGCTTGGCGTACATCGATGGAACCGAGTTGGACTTTGTGCGTGAAGGCCTGAACGAAGGCTTTAAGTTCAACAACCCCAACGAACGCGACCGGTGCGGCTGCGGAGAAAGCTTCCGAGTCTGA